The proteins below come from a single Seriola aureovittata isolate HTS-2021-v1 ecotype China chromosome 23, ASM2101889v1, whole genome shotgun sequence genomic window:
- the cckar gene encoding cholecystokinin receptor type A has product METFTIHDILLNSTDLNRILCNFGIKNISECESEQDPSPEPKDINQTVRIVLYSLIFLLSVLGNSLIIAVLVRNRRMRTVTNLFLLSLAVSDLMVSLVCIPFTLIPNLMRDFIFGIGICKLVMYFMGVSVSVSTFNLVAISLERYSAICNPLTSRTWQTKSHAAKVITATWVASFIMMLPYPISSTLKPFTRMNNSTGHMCRLVWPNDIIQQSWYVSLLLLLFLIPGIVMMTAYGLISMELYRGIKFELSNRKSSRERQCSTGSIKPGDSDGCYVQPSKKKSITMSTGNCPSSSSKPMVGRVCSSSSTANLMAKKRVIRMLLVIVFLFFLCWTPIFVVNAWQAFDRRSAHRLTGAPISFIHLLSYTSACVNPIIYCFMNKRFRQGMLATFSCCSCFRASSGGSGGLGRSAGSGTAKGEAGRSRAGPKTTEQNGHTPPSGASTRFTYTGIRTSAWSELT; this is encoded by the exons ATGGAGACGTTTACAATACACGACATTCTCCTAAATTCAACTGATCTCAACAGAATTTTGTGCAATTTCGGGATCAAGAATATTTCGGAGTGCGAGAGCGAGCAGGATCCCTCACCCGAACCTAAAG ATATCAACCAGACAGTGCGGATCGTCCTCTACagcctcatcttcctcctcagcgTCCTGGGCAACAGCCTCATCATCGCTGTCCTGGTGAGGAACCGGCGCATGAGGACCGTCACCAACCTCTTCCTGCTGTCTCTGGCCGTCAGCGACCTGATGGTGTCCCTGGTCTGCATCCCCTTCACCCTCATCCCCAACCTCATGAGGGACTTCATCTTTGGTATAGGCATATGCAAGCTGGTCATGTACTTCATGG GTGTCTCAGTAAGTGTTTCCACTTTCAACCTGGTGGCCATCTCCTTGGAGCGCTACAGTGCCATTTGCAACCCGCTGACCTCCAGAACATGGCAGACCAAATCCCACGCCGCCAAGGTCATCACTGCCACCTGGGTGGCTTCCTTCATCATGATGCTGCCCTACCCCATTTCCAGCACCCTTAAGCCTTTTACTCGTATGAACAACAGCACTGGGCACATGTGCCGCCTGGTGTGGCCCAACGACATCATCCAGCAGTCCTG gtatgtgtctttgttgttgctgctcttCCTAATCCCTGGGATCGTCATGATGACAGCCTATGGACTCATCTCCATGGAGCTCTACAGGGGCATCAAGTTTGAGCTGTCCAACAGGAAATCCAGTAGAG AGAGACAATGCAGCACTGGCAGCATCAAGCCCGGTGACAGTGACGGCTGTTACGTGCAGCCGTCTAAAAAGAAGAGCATCACCATGAGTACAGGCAACTGTCCTAGCTCCAGCAGCAAGCCCATGGTGGGccgtgtgtgcagcagcagctctacagCCAACCTGATGGCCAAGAAGCGTGTGATCCGCATGCTCCTGGTCatcgtcttcctcttcttcctgtgcTGGACTCCCATCTTTGTGGTCAACGCGTGGCAGGCTTTCGACCGGCGCTCGGCCCACCGCCTGACCGGCGCGCCCATCTCCTTCATCCACCTACTGTCCTACACCTCGGCCTGCGTCAACCCCATCATTTACTGTTTCATGAACAAGCGTTTCCGCCAGGGCATGCTGGCcaccttcagctgctgcagctgcttcagggCGAGCAGTGGAGGAAGTGGCGGCTTAGGGAGGTCAGCTGGAAGCGGAACGGCTAAAGGGGAGGCGGGCAGATCAAGAGCAGGGCCCAAGACCACTGAGCAGAATGGTCATACCCCTCCAAGTGGAGCCAGCACACGCTTCACCTACACCGGCATCCGCACATCAGCCTGGAGTGAGCTGACTTAA